In Panulirus ornatus isolate Po-2019 chromosome 66, ASM3632096v1, whole genome shotgun sequence, the DNA window aaatgaagGTGAATAATAGTAAAAGCAATGATAATGACCACTTCCTGTAGGTGATAATTTGGTAATTACATAAATGGAACAAAACTTCAATGTTTCGCTCCTTATTTAGTTGTTGGTCCTGTCGCTCGTGCCCGAGATCCACTTCGAAAAATGGAATTTCCCGAGGTTGTGTGTACTTACCTATATTGTACATCACGGGGATTTACGCTTGTATTGCTTCATCTAAGCTTTCCCTGTCAAACGTTTTAACCTTTATGCTACCCTTATTCACTCATAATCCTCCACTACCCTAAAACTACGACTTTTGCACAATGttattcttgcttaatttctaaTTGAAGCCTCTTGTTCTGTTCGTACATTTtccgaactgttcactgttgacactAAACATTGACAAAGGTTATCTTGTTCCTTCTTTCAGCCTTCGTGGATAAACTTTGTCTAACCCTTCCTTGTAATTCAACCCTCTTAATTATGCTACCGATTgttattgtttagcttgtttctTTGTACTTTTTCAAGGGTGGTGAGCAAACGTAAGAAGCATTTTCCAGTTTTGGCCTAATATAGGGTGTGAACAACTAACATGTTACTTCCATATCCTTACACTTGAATGCTATTCCAATATTTGCCATCAGATGGTTTGTCCCCTAGTACTGTTATCCTAATGGTGGACTGGTAAGTTTGGAAACAGAATCCTGCAGCTCATTTTTGCAAGACAATACTCATATTGTGGCCTTACGTTGTACAGTCCCGTCCCTGTTACTCGATATCTACTTGCGTTAAATTTCATACACCATGTATCAGAACAACTCTTGGAAGGTTGATGcagccttacagaccacactcgttagGACTTCGATAACTCCTCccttaatgaaaggtaagaggttTGCCTTCCACCACCTCAGCACGTTACCTTTATCCAGCGATAGTTTAAACGTTCGGGGAGTTAGACAAGTGTATTTGTACACATCTTCAGTTCGtatggttgaatttcatcagaaccatgagccATATATCCTGCTTTAGGCCATAGTCGTTTGTTGTTCTATTGTAACTTATGAATGCTAAGTGTCTCGACGGTCGCCTAATTTTCACATTACTAAACTCCGCTTTTTGACATTATGGTACCGCTCCTCTCTCTGTATTTGAGAGAAAGAcatagatgaagaggaggaagatgagtagGTGAAAAGCGTAACTGATAAAGAGCGAAAAGGAAGGGAGCCCTACATaaggtgaagagaaagagaagaagaaaagagagggaggTCGCATTTCCCGTTGCTTCAAGACATTGCTGTCTCGCCTTTTCTGGCTCGTGCACCAATCCAATATTTGTTCGTTTACTCCCCTTCTCTCGACAGTAAGAAAGTTACTTTTATGTGAAAGAGAGTTGGATATCTAATATGTTTCTCTTAAGTTGCACCTATTGCAGATCCAAAATATGTATTTCCACTTTGAACAGTATGATAGAAGCAAAATGGTGTTATTCTTAACCAGGTCAGAATTTACTATTTCTTGTAAGATGAAGCTACATAATCTCCGGCCAATGACAGGGAATCAAAAGTGATGTTACGAGCCCCATATAGAAATCAGCTTATAATGATTCATATTACTCTAAATCTTATTTGAATAGTGATATGAGTAACTTCATTTGATCGGAGCTGACAGTATCGAAAGAAAATATCAGCTGTAAAATAAGAATATTCCCAGACACCTGTCACACACCCCATGGAGATGCTCAGACCATTCCAATAGGGTTATGTGAACCAGTTTCGACAGCCATGCTCTGCTATAACCTTTTCATCACTCGAGTATGAAGTAGAACACTGACGGGGGACAATGGAAGAGAGGCTATGCGTGGCGAGGACGAAAGCAAGTCGGGCGCATCATCTGGGTCTTTGGGAGTATAGTGTACCGCTGATATCATAACTCCATCCTTCGATTCAAGTCATTAACTTTCAACGTGTCTTTCATGCACGTGATCATCTTCAGGATTAAAGGatgattaaacttttttttttttgggggggggggggtctttgttGCACAGCTTTCATGAGCCCTGCTACGGTAACTACGCGAGGTTAAGGGAGGAAGGGTTAAGTTATCCGAGTTGCAGATCATTCTTGGGAAGATCATTGGAAGATATTGATCCTCTACTAGCAGTATGTGCAGTAGCGTACACACAGCTAAATAAAACCAAGTTTTACTTAGTATCAGCATGCGGTTCGCCTCATTCCATGACAGCCATGGTTGTGCTGTATAAGGGACTGGTAGCAGTGAAGGTGTCTACAGGCGAATACTGCTTAGGTACGAGTTGCCAGTTACCTCTCAAGGTTCCTGGTCGTATATCATACCTGCTCAGACATTGCAAGCGTGAAGGACTTTGTTCCCCCTTTTCTTTATCTACAGTAACCATGACTAGTGACACATGGATTTAAAACATCTGGGACGTTAATGTCGGAACATCACTCATTTCTATTTACGGTTCTGTTGATTTTACAGGAGATACCTGGCACCAACCTTTGACGTCATAGACACGGTCGTTACCTTGAGTTATCTGAAAACAATTTACGGAACGGGTGGTATTGAAACAAATAGGCCTTTTGACAAGTATTTGTAAACTTGGTGCGATGATTCAGTATTTCAAGCAAAGACGACAGTGATCATGATGCTAAAGCTCCCAAGGCAACAGGAGTTTCCAGCTTACCTTAAAGGCTGCACCGCCGATGGGGGATCGTCAGAACGCCCCGAGTCACCCCAAGAAAGCCCTTGACTATATAGTAGTCTTCATTTGTACTAATTCTCTGAAGACGAGATTTTCAGAATTCATGGTTGTCGAGACTTCAGTTAATACAAGGAAAATAATTTGTCGGAGTTCTGTTCTTCAGGACTTGTTGAGGATAAATGGAATTTCCGTAAGGTTAATGTAAACAGAGGCAATTATCGATCACGCATGAAATTATCGCATTATGTAGGAGAGATGAACAGAAAGGCCTCGTCGAACGCCGCTGCCCGTGGCTGATGCACGTCAGGActaccaacctaacctacccttgATGGGTCCCCTCCAGTGTCATTATGTTTGCGAAGGCGTAGTCTCTTGACGGTATATATAGTATAGAAACTGTGGTCACTGACGATATAGCGGTGTTCTCAAGGAAAACCGGTCAGAACTTTTACTTTTAACTTTTAACTTTTTTATTctgttgacaatatatatatatatttttttttctgctccgACATATCCACTGTTGATGGTAAATTAACCTTCAAAGATTGTTCAAGGCTGTCCTCCGATGGGCCTGGTGGTGTCTTAACCTGGGTTATTATCCCATGTAGGCTATCCCAGGTATGTGGGTTACGTTGCTGTAGTCCCTGTATAAGGTTGTGCTTTTGGCACCAGCTTAGCCATTTAGGTTAGTTATAATAAAATGTTTGTTGTCGTAGCTGTATTTGATGGAAGATCCCGAGGATGTGATGTCTTGTAACTATTTCCATGAATCATCTTTCCATGTGGCTTAACGTCTTGCCACATTCTCCACTCAGTAACCCGCAGCAACCTCGAAGAGAAGGAGGCAACTATATATTTGTGACTATTACGTTTACCCCCAATCAGAAGGGTCATGTATACAGTAAGAGCGTATATGGTCGTCTAAATTACCTTGAACTCGCATAATTGTAAATAATTATTCAATTGGCGGTTATAACTTAATGACCCTAGTAGTTGATAGGCTGTAGTTACTGCCCatacaacctaccaaccaactCGCGTTACCTGTCCCCAAAACTGAAACGTGAACCTCCTTCTGAGAAGGCAACATGAGTGTACGAACGACTGTTAATACCCATGATTAAACGGCAGCATAGCCTGATTATGACTAGCAATGGAAGATGATACTCCGGCTCACTGGGACTCCCACTCTTCAAGGCTGACGAGTCTTGCCTGTTGGTTGCAACTGAAACGCCTTATGTTGTCCAAAATCAGAAActggttttcttttttaatattgtCAGTCCTTCGAAAATTTTCACGATTTGTTGGCACCAATATTTTTCTTGTATAGTCTTCATTTCGACGGATTGACGACACAAAGCTTGCATGTATATCTACAGACTCCAGATTGTTGGATGAATTATTATAACCTCTCGCTTGCTCTTAATTTCAAAGGCAGATTTTCACCTCAGTCCAGCACTTTAACCTAACTTGTTAGTAGTCATGTGTCTGCCCAACTGGGAAAGCAGACTCTAGAAGTTCTATATTTACATATCTCCCCTCGCACACTTCCCTTACAACCTAAACCTTCCGTCCCCTCTTCCTATTCTTATAACGTCGGGTACAAACCTTACCTTGCCTATCAACTTTCATCCCACTACACGAAAGAACTTGACCTACCACACAGACTGGTATCGCTTCAGGTAGGGCAACCTGATCTTGCTAACCACTACTTGACAAGTCCTGAGTATGATCCTAATGTCATTAATGTTCTGTAGACCAAGTTTTGAAAAGATAGACTTAAAAAAGACAAATATATTTGCAGTAGTCATAGAAAATGGACAGGTCaacaaaaatatacatagaaTAATATTCCAGTTCGGTATTTAACTCCACAAAGCCTTAATTTTTGTACTTTACTCCCCTAAATATATTCAACAACGGAAAGTAAGACGCACACGGGGCTAAAGAATCTGTGATATGATATAGGAAACTAAAACCTTTAATGTCTGGCAACGAACTCATCGATTCGTGAAGTTGTGAGAAAATACAACCATTAAGCACCATAGTTATGACTATCCAACAACCTAAATGTCTACAATGCACTTAACGTCAAAGCGCAACAATAGTCCCCAGCCTCCACGACCAGCCTAGGCTATCGCTGTCTGCACCAATTAACTTGACCGCTGCTAAACCATAGCGAGACGAACAGGTGACGAGCACAAGCTGATCCTTACATTTGCTGGTAAAAATCTTATCTTCAATAACAACCACTTTCACAGCTTGCACCTGAACTCCCCAGCTCTCACTTCTTATATTTTCCCTTTTCACGTCGAGGTGAACACCATCCCAGTTGCAGCAATTATTGAACAAATTCTTATGCTTTTGTCAGCGTCCCAAACTTTCTATTAGATATTTAAGTAAGCATTTCCTATATTCCAGCGGTGGCATAGACTCGTAGGCTTTTCCATTTTCGCAGTAAGAGACTTGACAAGCAAGTCGCTACATTCTCCAGAAACCTACTGTCCACCACAGCCATCCGAGCTCCTGACCTTTCCGACTAACTTGCCATCCTTATAAAGCCGGCCAGGAACCTTGGCAACCATGGCCTTCCCTTTATAAACTCCCTCCTGTTGCGATGCCAGCCCGTGTCACCCTAACCTTGACCCGCGCCACATGTTCCCTTGCCTCAGTATGTAGTTGTTTGCCCACAGTCCTCACTTGTTTGATTTCCTGTTGCTCAATTACGTGTATGACGCAGTCGAACAGGTTTGTGGCATCCAGGAATCGAGACAAAAGTTTCTCATGCTGACGTGACTTCCATCAGGAGACTTTACTCCACACTTGTGATTATGCACATATAATACTTCGACTAGACACCTGTTGCACCACGGAATGGCACCGGCTTCTATTCATTAGAAGTGTTTCACAGTTGCTAATTTGTAAATCAAAACAAGTAACTCGTATATAGTAATGGTGACCGAACCTCACAAGCAAATGTTGTGATGACCAGACTTATGCAGGTGCAGTAGTATCCAGGCTCACCAGCTTGTGTAAGCAGTGATCGAGCTTCCCCAGCGGGTAGCGTAGTCATGACCAGGTAGGTCTTCGTCGTTTAAAGACGGTTATTGGACAGGGGTCCGTAAAAACCTTTTTATTTCGGCTGTATGCAACCATGAATTTGTATACGTGGCCGTGAGAACAATGTTCAAAATATAAGATGTGTGGCCAAGTTTATGGTGACCAAGAGTAAGTATGAATTGCACGGATATAAACGAAATGGAAACGCATAAACGAAAGGTAAAGTTTATAGGCCATTGCAAAAAGTTTTGTTGCCGTTTTAGACAGCCAAATATTACACAAGTACAGTTATGGTTGTGTATAGCTGAATGTACAATATAGTTCTGAATATATGATTACTCATGTCATGGTTTAATCGTTAGAAATAGTCATTAACACGCATTCTTACCGCATGTGGCAGTTGCCACATAAAGGTTTCGGTAACTGTGGCAACAATAAGTGTCCTGACAGCTGACGTAGCAACATGTGTTAGATTACTTTTATGATTATCAACTTTCTTAGCGACCTCTTTTGAACTGATTACCCAACTTCTACTTTACCAACCCCCTGCGTTTCCTAGTTCACGGGCCCATTTTACTACCTCATGCTTATTTATTCATAAATATTAACAAAAAAGAATGAGACTTATTCCCAGTGTTAGCCATCGCCAAAGGTAAGTCTTCAGAGGAAGCGAAGCTCGTAAACACCTTATAAGTTATGTAGTTTATATCATTTGATGAGGAACTCATTCTTAAAGCTGTTTACTATTCATCTTCTAGAGCGTGGGTCAGCCTGTTTGCGTGTGTGGCGCTGGCTGTGTCCGTGGAGGGGCAGCGGCATCGGAATGACGAAGAGACCAGGCTCGGCTTGTTAGCCGAACAGTTGGGTATCGATCCTGTCCCTGGTGGTCAAACTGGCACTGGCGTACATACAGGTAGGTTGCAACGTCATCACTGCAAGCAAAACATCACTGGTATATGATATGCTGCATCAAGAGTACCAAACCCAGCTCCATGCCTTTTATCTTCACACCTAACAGAGGTGCTGATTGACATTTTTATTTCTGCAGATTGCTTTACCAGATGATCAACAGACGTTccaactttttttcattttgcaaacGCTCGCTTCCCAAAGGTAGAGAGGTGTGCTACTGCCAGCCGTTGAACCAGTTTTGCTTCCGTGAAGTAACGTCTTCCAGAGCCGGGCCCAGCTCCTCTACCCTCCAAGTCAACGTTCGTAACAACAACCTCCGGGTCGACACCCGCATTGTCAACAGGGTGAGTAAAGTTGAAACTTTTAAGGGGTAAACTTCACCAATGTACACCATCGCCAATATACCGTTCGAGAGGGATTTCTCATATATCATGAATctatttccccccttttttttcgttcAGAAATTCGGAGATATTTTGTTTTTTCGCGTAATCTGATAACAAATATTGTCCACATAGTTTCTATGAGGCCAAGATGACGTCAACAGGTCTGTTTTTTTTATACCTAAGAAAGCAAAATATGAGGGTTCATCGTAGCTAGGCAAGAGAAATGTACGGAGGGTTGTATGAAAGTATTTCTCCGACAGCAATCGTTTGACGAGAAAAATGACGCCAAGAGGAGTCGTGCAATTACCgcggaatttatatatatatatatatatatatatatatatatatatatatatatatatatatatatatatataaggagaggcATAAAAGACGGATCACCCATCCTGTTATGGATAAATAGGTTACTAGAAAGGCCAACATTGGAAAGCAATGGGGTGTATGAACCCCTAAAACCACCTTAGATGCTATTGTCAGGACTCGTCGTCAGTTGAATGAACTGATTTTGTGGAATTGGCAGAAGGGTAGAACCTAATGCTTGTTCAGCGCTTTTAAGCCacgaagataagaaaaaaaaaaaagggctaacTAATCTATTCGCATTAACATTATTGTCTGAATTTTTCGAATATTTATTTTGTTTCGAACAGTGCTACTAGGTAGCATTTGACTAAAATACTCCTCCTCTTTTGGCATTCCATTAGTATGTGTTCCATGGTAATACTACAGTTGCTGGCGTTACATTATACACCAGATGTCTCCATCACATGACCATGGGTCAAGAATGTACGACCAAACCTCGTATGACTCGGTTCAGTGGCGATTCCTGTTAAACGAGGAAAGCTGTATTTCAATGCCTTGTTAGTTATTGTGCTTTCAAGTCTCATTTAACTTCCTATATACGTCTAACATTCATTCTGCCCGTAAGATCATTGTGAGGCTTCCTCTACCGTGTTAAAGGTTGTATGAGCATTTACTGAGTGTAATGAGAGTCGTCGACTGACGTGTTGCATAAGAAtaggacaaaacacacacaaaaaatggcATTTTagtaacctttgacctcttcATATTACCAGTTTTCAGTACAGTATGTAGTGCAGCAAAACTGTAGAAACAATGGACCAATATGTAACAATACCAAATGGAGTAATCATACATGAAGAGTGAATGTTCTCCTTTGACCCCAGTTGCCTTGAAGTGGCATCAAATGTGTCATCCGCATGTTGCTGGAAAAGACTTCATTGAGCCAAATACAATTAAAACCAGCTGAAATGTGGCAAAATACTCCCAAACTGTTTTGGTGACCAAATAGCCTAAAGTGATTATATCACAACTTTGATATGTGCATAGCGAGGCGcgtaaataaaaatattttttatgtAGAGCGTTACGAACAATGACATGCCAGAGTACTggcctttttatatttttctccttgACACCTAAAGACCAGTactgtgacacaggggtcccgggttcgatcctggctgttggaggtttgtatgattatatatatatatatatatatatatatatatatatatatatatatatatatatattttttttttttttttttttttttcatactattcgtcatttcccgcattagcgaggtagcgctaagaacagaggactgggcctttgagggaatatcctcacctggcccccttctctgttccttcttttggaaaaaaaaaataaaaaaaaaaaaacgagaggggaggatttccagccccccgctcccttcccttttagtcgccttctacgacacgcagggaatacgtgggaagtattctttctcccctatccccagggatatatatatatatatatatatatatatatatatatatgggatctgGGCGTATCAAACCAAAATACATGCCTATAAAGTTTCCTATCTACTGGCCCTGAGATAGATATAGGAGTGTCGTAAATCCTTGATCGCTGGAAGGACGAGTCTTacgcaaacaaaaaaaatattctcgGGAAAAGTTGGTCAGGGACAAAGGTTAAAAGGGCGGCATTTGGGAGCTGTTAATGAGTGACTGTTTCAGATATATCTGCTCATGTTTGTTCTTCTATTTGCAGCCTTCAGCTGGAGAGTGTCCAGGTGAGAAGAAGTGTTGTTTCAAAGATAATGATGCGGTGCCTACAACATCAAGTCCCATAACAACGCCGCTCGGTTGCGGGATCCAGAACCCAATACCTTATCGACAGGCAGCACAAGCCGAGGTGAGCAATTACAGAATCATCCTTTTCTTTCGTCTCTGTAAAACTGCAGTTAAATATACTCTTGACTAGTTTTTATTTCGTCATTTCGTCACTGTAAAAGTAAAATTATCTCGATCATTAATTAAggggaattagaaaaaaaaaagggggggcgatTTCTGTACACCACATAGCACTGGCCTCGTCATCGTTACCAACACAATGGCTCTCGCAACTTCACaagattatataatatatatatatatatatatatatatatatatatatatatatatatatatatatatatatatatatatatatatataactctctaGGTCAGGCTGCCACAAACGTTGGCTATCATCCAAAAACGTCACAGACCTGAGTGAGTATCTGGAAACCTCCTCACAGGCCACGTTTGGTGAATACCCGTGGATGGCGATCCTGCTGAGCTTCGCGGACGACTACAAGGGAGGCGGAGCTCTCATCGCAGAGAACTGGGTCCTCACCGCCGCCCACAAGGTCtatcaagagaggcaagtcatgatttttttttttttttactatatacCGTTCATGAAAGTGAGAGGGGGAAATACCACCCAGTGTATGTCATTTGTGGCTTAGTACCCTAAAATCTTGTTATAAACAATAGATGGAGTCCCGCAAGTGTAGAACGTGCGCTttattgtgcacacacacacacacacacacatacatacagagagggAGAATGACTACGTAGACTCCATTACTTGTGGCTGCACcacgagtgaaaattcaccttccgTAAGGCTGGATCATCAATTGACGAATGTGAGTAGTCTCAACTCTGAAGGAGACCATCCTGTCCCAGCTACTGACAGTAGCGTTGCCTTGAAGCTACTGCAGACCCTGACGGAGGAGTCGTAGCGTTATGTTGATAattattaatcttcatcataacgtatttatatttttttttttttcaaatatgttcgccatttcccgtgtcagcgaagtAACACCTGGGACGAGGAAACGAcctcgttcgctcacatccactcctctTGTTATCGCCAACAATGCCCTAAAACCAGGGGGGGTAGTGTGGCTTCATGGGAGGTGGAGAATGTATCGACTGAATCTTTGAAACTGTGAAGAAAATAGTTGATTAATTGTATGAGGCATGTACGCGCcaagagaaagcttatgatagggttgagaagccttgtggaagatgctacGAATATATGGGGTAAATGGATAGGTAATAAGATGATGTAGAAAAGTCTTCATCAggacagtaatgtgtgtgtgtgtgtgtgtgtgtgtgcaaagagaggaggggagggtgtgaatCTTGAATCTAAATGGATTTgcgtgaaaggtgtgtgtgtctctctctctctctgtgtataatGTCACCGAcgtttttttatttgtttgcaGACAGGATTACGAGGCGAAAACagacatactctttttttttcaccaggaAGGTCAAtcggttgctgtttgcagatgagacGGCTCTGGTCTCAGTCGCTAGAATGAAACTGCAAAAAAGATGATGACAGAGTTTGGGATTGTTTGTGAGATTAGGGTGTTTAAGAGTGAATGTGGACAGATGTAGTATAATGATATGCAGGTAGATGATAGGATGGCTTTTAAGAGCAAGTATGAGTGGGTTGACCCTGGAGAAAGTCCACCACTGTTGATACCCCAG includes these proteins:
- the LOC139746813 gene encoding inactive CLIP domain-containing serine protease A3-like, translated to MRAWVSLFACVALAVSVEGQRHRNDEETRLGLLAEQLGIDPVPGGQTGTGVHTGREVCYCQPLNQFCFREVTSSRAGPSSSTLQVNVRNNNLRVDTRIVNRPSAGECPGEKKCCFKDNDAVPTTSSPITTPLGCGIQNPIPYRQAAQAEATFGEYPWMAILLSFADDYKGGGALIAENWVLTAAHKVYQERSLKVRLGDLDVTSPQDHSSLRHIEVPVSRIVVHPRFDSKTLVNDIALLQLQQPVNTRQYPHIGTVCLPNQRQLFEAERTDVCYCVRWALVMVSVVVMIIRCISLVSVMSQGAQGDGGAPLVCNVGRGWTVVGLVAWGIGCAQDDVPGVYANVANLRSFIREIAGI